The genomic stretch ACTCTGCCGGTATTCGCCCGGATCGGAACACGGGGCGCCCCCACCGTCCACCCTGGTGCGCACCGTGCCACCGGCCCTAGTGTGCTTCCATGGGCACAACACCGGATGACTTCGCCGCCGTCGACACCTACCTGATCGAGAAGCTGGTGCCTGAGGACGCCGCGCTCGCGGAGACCCGGCGCAGCTCCGCGGAGACCGTCACCCCGGGGATCGACGTCACCCCGAACATGGGCGCCTTCCTGGGGCTGTTGGTGCAGATCACCGGCGCCACGAGGGTGCTGGAGTTCGGCACCCTGGCCGGGTATTCCAGCATCTGGATGGCACGCGCCATGGACGACGACGGCGCCGTGGTCACCTTGGACATCGACCCGGCGGCAGCCCAGGTGGCCCGCCGGAACTTCCACGCCGCTGGCGTCGCCGATCGGGTGCAGCTGCGCATCGGCCCGGCACTGGACTCCGCGAAGGCGCTGATCGCAGAGGGCGCGGGGCCCTTCGATCTGGTCTTCATCGACGCGGACAAGGCGAACAACCCGCACTACCTTGAGGCCTCCCTGACCCTGTCCCACCCGGGCACGGTGATCGTCATCGACAACGTGGTCCGTTCCGGCGCAGTGCTCGAAGACGAGAGTGCAGACCCGGACATCCACGGCATTCGCACCCTGATGACCCACATCCAGGCCGATCAGCGGCTCAGCGCCACCGCGCTGCAGACCGTGGGGCTCAAGGGCTGGGACGGGTTTCTGCTGGCCAGGGTGAACTGACGCCGCCTGAACGCCTGCGGCCGCAGCGCCGGTGCCGGGCCGCCAGAGTCGTGATCTCTGCGACCTCACCGGTGGGATAGCCTCGAATCCATGGATGAACAGGGGCAGGCCGAGGCCACAGCGCGGCAGCCCACGGAACGCGAGATCGGGGTGGGCCCGTGGCAGGGGCCCTGGCCTGCGGGTGAGCACTACGACCCGGAGCTGCTGCGTGAGGGTGATCGCCGCAACGTCACCGATGAGTACCGCTACTGGTCCCACGACGCGATCGTCGCCGACCTCGACGCGCGCCGGCACGACTTCCATGTGGCCATCGAGAACTGGCAGCACGACTTCAACATCGGCACCGTGGTGCGCACTGCCAACGCGTTCCTGGCCAAAGAGGTCCATATCATCGGGCGCCGGCGCTGGAACCGCCGCGGGGCCATGGTCACCGACCGCTACCAGCACGTCCGCCACCACCCCTCAGTGGAGGACTTCGTGGCCTGGGCCGAATCCGAGCGGCTGCCGGTGCTCGGCGT from Nesterenkonia sandarakina encodes the following:
- a CDS encoding O-methyltransferase, whose amino-acid sequence is MGTTPDDFAAVDTYLIEKLVPEDAALAETRRSSAETVTPGIDVTPNMGAFLGLLVQITGATRVLEFGTLAGYSSIWMARAMDDDGAVVTLDIDPAAAQVARRNFHAAGVADRVQLRIGPALDSAKALIAEGAGPFDLVFIDADKANNPHYLEASLTLSHPGTVIVIDNVVRSGAVLEDESADPDIHGIRTLMTHIQADQRLSATALQTVGLKGWDGFLLARVN
- a CDS encoding TrmH family RNA methyltransferase; protein product: MDEQGQAEATARQPTEREIGVGPWQGPWPAGEHYDPELLREGDRRNVTDEYRYWSHDAIVADLDARRHDFHVAIENWQHDFNIGTVVRTANAFLAKEVHIIGRRRWNRRGAMVTDRYQHVRHHPSVEDFVAWAESERLPVLGVDLFPDSRPIETYALPKRCVLVFGQEGPGLSEEVREAVTDTLSIAQFGSTRSINAGTAAGIAMHAWIRQHRFTD